From one Candidatus Limnocylindrales bacterium genomic stretch:
- a CDS encoding bifunctional (p)ppGpp synthetase/guanosine-3',5'-bis(diphosphate) 3'-pyrophosphohydrolase — protein MNVQDLINRIKEYDPGADTAMVGEAYRFSASHHEGQRRASGEAYVTHPLAVASIIAEMRLDVPTVVTGLLHDAVEDTSATLDDIREGFGSEVAALVDGVTKITRLESDTAENQQAENLRKMLVASAKDVRVLLVKLADRTHNIRTLQHLSEEKRNRIAAETLELYAPLANRLGINWIKQELEDMSFHILHPVEYEEIRERLSLQKLEREGYVKEVTGLISKRLEAAGIEASVTGRTKGAYSIWRKMADQALSIDDVYDVVGFRALVASDRECYDALGVLHMYWSPVPGRFRDYVALPKANGYQSLHTTLIGVYGERLEMQLRTHDMHSVAEYGVAAHWRYKDADDTEQTESERYAWLRQILEWQQHFDDPREFLSSVKDDLFGKDVYVFTPKGEGFTFRKGDTALDFAYRIHSEVGNHAAGARVNGKVVPLRYVMQQGDTVEVITTENGAPSRDWLKFVRSPRARERIVSYIRAEERKKAIALGRELLERDLARYGLDLEMLHSDDRFSRALIHFIRKDEDSLLEAVGYGRITGKQILTFLLPDETIDFERPRRSLRTFFGLFDRTPKPLVMAENLDEAMVRFAKCCEPLAGEEIVGFLTRGRGVTVHSKACPRLADAERERMVAVSWQKGATAARPARLEVISRDRPRLLADMTQAIAAASVNIERAHVRTVGTKAMNTFEVTLSSIEDLERVMRNLRRLAGVKEVRRLIG, from the coding sequence GTGAACGTCCAGGACCTCATCAACCGCATCAAGGAGTACGATCCCGGCGCCGACACCGCGATGGTCGGCGAGGCCTATCGCTTTTCGGCGAGCCATCACGAAGGCCAGCGGCGCGCATCCGGCGAAGCCTACGTGACCCATCCGCTCGCCGTCGCGTCGATCATCGCCGAGATGCGCCTCGACGTGCCGACGGTCGTCACCGGCCTGCTGCACGACGCGGTCGAAGATACCTCGGCGACGCTCGACGACATCCGTGAAGGGTTCGGAAGCGAGGTCGCCGCGCTCGTCGACGGCGTCACCAAGATCACGCGCCTCGAGTCGGACACGGCCGAGAACCAGCAGGCCGAGAATCTCCGCAAGATGCTGGTCGCGAGCGCCAAGGACGTGCGCGTGCTGCTCGTCAAGCTCGCCGACCGCACGCACAACATCCGCACGCTGCAGCACCTGTCGGAAGAGAAGCGCAACCGCATCGCGGCCGAGACGCTCGAGCTCTACGCGCCGCTCGCCAACCGCCTCGGCATCAACTGGATCAAACAGGAGCTGGAAGACATGTCGTTCCACATCCTGCATCCGGTCGAATACGAGGAGATCCGCGAGCGCCTCTCGCTGCAGAAGCTCGAGCGCGAAGGCTACGTCAAGGAAGTCACCGGTCTGATCTCCAAGCGTCTCGAAGCGGCGGGCATCGAAGCATCGGTGACCGGACGCACCAAGGGGGCGTACTCGATCTGGCGCAAGATGGCCGACCAGGCGCTGTCGATCGACGACGTCTACGACGTGGTCGGGTTCCGCGCCCTCGTCGCGAGCGACCGCGAATGCTACGACGCGCTCGGCGTGCTGCACATGTACTGGTCGCCGGTTCCGGGCCGCTTCCGCGACTACGTCGCGCTGCCGAAGGCCAACGGCTACCAGTCGCTGCATACGACGCTGATCGGCGTGTACGGCGAGCGCCTCGAGATGCAGCTGCGCACGCACGACATGCACAGCGTGGCTGAGTACGGCGTCGCTGCGCACTGGCGCTACAAGGACGCCGACGACACCGAGCAGACCGAGTCCGAGCGGTATGCATGGCTGCGCCAGATCCTCGAATGGCAGCAGCACTTCGACGATCCGCGCGAGTTCCTGTCGTCGGTAAAAGACGACCTGTTCGGAAAAGACGTCTACGTGTTCACGCCGAAAGGCGAGGGCTTCACGTTTCGCAAAGGCGACACCGCGCTCGACTTCGCATACCGGATCCATTCCGAGGTCGGCAACCACGCTGCCGGCGCGCGCGTCAACGGCAAGGTCGTGCCGCTACGCTACGTGATGCAGCAGGGCGACACGGTCGAGGTCATCACCACCGAAAATGGCGCGCCGTCGCGCGACTGGCTCAAGTTCGTGCGCTCGCCGCGCGCGCGTGAGCGCATCGTTTCGTACATCCGCGCCGAGGAGCGCAAGAAGGCGATCGCGCTCGGCCGCGAGCTTCTCGAGCGCGATCTTGCGCGCTACGGGCTCGATCTCGAGATGCTGCACAGCGACGACCGCTTCTCGCGCGCGCTGATCCACTTCATTCGCAAGGACGAGGATTCGCTGCTCGAGGCCGTCGGCTACGGACGCATCACCGGCAAGCAGATCCTGACGTTCCTGCTTCCCGACGAGACCATCGACTTCGAGCGCCCGCGCAGGAGCCTTCGCACGTTCTTCGGGCTGTTCGACCGCACGCCGAAGCCGCTCGTCATGGCCGAGAACCTCGACGAGGCGATGGTGCGCTTCGCGAAGTGCTGCGAGCCGCTGGCCGGAGAGGAGATCGTCGGGTTTCTTACGCGCGGCCGCGGCGTGACCGTCCATTCGAAGGCGTGTCCGCGCCTCGCCGACGCCGAGCGCGAACGCATGGTCGCGGTGAGCTGGCAGAAGGGAGCAACCGCTGCGCGTCCGGCGCGCCTCGAAGTCATCTCGCGCGACCGGCCGCGCCTGCTCGCCGACATGACGCAGGCCATCGCCGCCGCCAGCGTCAACATCGAACGCGCACACGTTCGCACCGTCGGCACGAAGGCCATGAACACGTTCGAGGTCACGCTTTCGTCGATCGAGGATCTCGAACGCGTGATGAGGAATCTGCGCCGCCTGGCGGGTGTCAAGGAAGTGCGCAGGCTGATCGGCTGA
- a CDS encoding YicC/YloC family endoribonuclease, whose product MKSMTGYGAATGHVEGCRLTVEVRSVNQRFLDLKLNMPREYGPYEPDLRRVVSAAIERGRVEVHVSRTLPPRSSGIALQKDVAAAYIKGWKQLQKEFGLTGSLDLSLLAGRGDLFTAAEPAADAKAEIEEVGRLLDKALAAHKKEREREGAHLRRDMQLRIKNLRTIVKSLEKAAAGVAPRLKAKLEKRLTELLGVTVDPARLVQEVALLADRSDVTEELVRLASHLGALDELVRSNEPVAKRVDFVLQEVNRELNTIGSKASDIDVTNLVVGGKSEVEKLREQIQNVE is encoded by the coding sequence ATGAAAAGCATGACCGGATACGGTGCGGCGACCGGGCACGTCGAAGGCTGCCGGCTCACGGTCGAGGTGCGCTCGGTCAACCAGCGCTTCCTCGACCTCAAGCTCAACATGCCGCGCGAGTACGGGCCGTACGAGCCGGATCTGCGTCGCGTGGTCTCGGCTGCCATCGAGCGCGGGCGCGTCGAAGTCCACGTCTCGCGCACGCTGCCGCCGCGCAGCTCCGGCATCGCGCTGCAGAAGGACGTGGCGGCCGCATACATCAAAGGCTGGAAGCAGCTCCAGAAGGAATTCGGCCTGACGGGATCCCTCGACCTGTCGCTGCTTGCCGGACGCGGCGATCTGTTCACGGCGGCCGAGCCGGCGGCGGACGCGAAGGCGGAAATCGAAGAAGTCGGGCGCCTGCTCGACAAGGCGCTTGCTGCGCACAAGAAGGAGCGCGAGCGCGAAGGCGCGCACCTCCGCCGCGACATGCAGCTGCGCATCAAGAACCTTCGCACGATCGTGAAGTCGCTCGAGAAGGCCGCCGCCGGAGTCGCTCCGCGCCTGAAGGCGAAGCTCGAGAAGCGGCTTACCGAGTTGCTCGGCGTCACCGTCGACCCGGCGCGTCTGGTGCAGGAAGTGGCGCTGCTTGCCGATCGTTCCGACGTCACCGAAGAGCTCGTGCGGCTCGCGAGCCATCTCGGCGCGCTCGACGAGCTCGTGCGCTCGAATGAGCCGGTCGCCAAGCGCGTCGATTTCGTGCTGCAGGAAGTCAACCGCGAGCTCAACACGATCGGATCGAAAGCCTCGGACATCGACGTGACCAACCTCGTCGTCGGCGGAAAGTCGGAGGTCGAAAAGCTGCGCGAGCAGATCCAGAATGTCGAGTGA
- the gmk gene encoding guanylate kinase, whose protein sequence is MPSQSRPGLLFIVSGPSGAGKTTVASAALRAFPEMIMSVSATTRAPREGELDGIEYRFVDDQAFDAMVLRGELAEWAVVHGYRYGTPRAPIETAMAAGHDVLLDIDVQGAAQLRNTFPSAITVFLLPPDRATMEERLRGRGTDSEATVQRRLENACREIARAAEYHHVIVNRSRPQAIAEFEAIVRDAQRFGADIPRRLGGMTEEELARLLRSFEEPA, encoded by the coding sequence ATGCCCTCCCAGTCCCGTCCAGGTCTGCTGTTCATCGTCTCCGGGCCGTCGGGCGCGGGAAAGACCACTGTCGCGAGCGCCGCGCTGCGCGCGTTTCCCGAGATGATCATGTCGGTGTCGGCGACGACGCGTGCGCCGCGCGAGGGCGAGCTCGACGGCATCGAATACCGCTTTGTCGACGACCAGGCGTTCGATGCGATGGTGCTGCGCGGCGAGCTTGCCGAATGGGCCGTCGTGCACGGCTACCGATACGGAACGCCGCGCGCGCCGATCGAGACCGCTATGGCCGCCGGCCATGACGTGCTGCTCGACATCGACGTCCAGGGCGCCGCGCAGCTGAGGAACACGTTCCCGTCCGCGATCACCGTGTTCCTGCTGCCGCCCGATCGGGCCACAATGGAGGAACGCCTGCGCGGACGCGGCACCGACTCCGAGGCAACCGTCCAGCGTCGCCTCGAGAACGCGTGCCGCGAGATCGCGCGGGCCGCGGAGTATCACCACGTGATCGTCAATCGCAGCCGCCCGCAGGCCATCGCCGAGTTCGAGGCGATCGTGCGTGATGCGCAGCGTTTCGGCGCCGACATTCCGCGCCGCCTCGGAGGCATGACCGAAGAGGAGCTGGCGCGGCTGCTGCGGTCGTTCGAGGAGCCGGCGTGA
- a CDS encoding NAD(P)/FAD-dependent oxidoreductase: MVETQVETSGQQAEHFDVVIVGAGISGVGAGCHLTRQCPGTSFVILEAKDTFGGTWVTHRYPGIRSDSDLYTFGYRFKPWTGPPIATAAEILTYMGEVIDEHGLAPHIRYGHTISRASWSSSDNRWTVECARNDTGQTRLFTAGFLWMCQGYYRHSEGYTPEWKDMDKFHGPIIHPQTWPEDLDYKDKNVLVIGSGATAATLVPAIAGDCRHVTLLQRSPTYFIPAPNQNELADTLRALKIDETWIHEIVRRKYLYDQQVLTQRCIDEPEVVKTELLDGVRAFLGPDYDVDKHFTPTYRPWRQRVAFVPDGDLFQGIVAGKASVETDEIDRFTEKGILLKSGKQLEADIIVTATGFNLCVLGDIRFAVDGKDIDFADTVTWRGMMFTGVPNLVWVFGYFRASWTLRVDLVGDFVCRLLNHMKKNGYNSVTPRLRPEDEGMPRLPWIDPENFNPNYLQRSMHLMPKRGDKPDWQHTQDYWREKDELPAIQLDDRAFAYD, from the coding sequence ATGGTCGAAACTCAGGTCGAAACGTCCGGGCAGCAGGCGGAGCATTTCGACGTCGTGATCGTCGGCGCCGGAATCTCCGGCGTAGGCGCCGGCTGCCACCTGACGCGGCAGTGTCCGGGAACGAGCTTCGTCATTCTCGAGGCGAAGGACACGTTCGGCGGCACGTGGGTCACGCACCGCTATCCGGGCATTCGCTCCGACAGCGACCTCTACACCTTCGGCTACCGCTTCAAGCCGTGGACCGGTCCGCCGATCGCGACCGCCGCCGAAATCCTCACGTACATGGGCGAGGTGATCGACGAGCACGGCCTCGCACCGCACATCCGCTACGGACACACGATCTCGCGAGCGAGCTGGTCGAGCAGCGACAACCGGTGGACCGTCGAGTGCGCTCGTAACGACACCGGCCAGACCCGGCTCTTTACCGCGGGCTTTTTGTGGATGTGCCAGGGCTACTACCGCCACTCGGAGGGCTACACGCCGGAGTGGAAGGACATGGACAAGTTCCACGGCCCGATCATCCATCCGCAGACCTGGCCGGAAGACCTCGACTACAAAGACAAGAACGTGCTGGTGATCGGCTCGGGCGCGACTGCGGCAACGCTGGTTCCGGCGATCGCAGGCGACTGCAGACACGTCACGCTGCTGCAAAGGTCGCCGACGTACTTCATCCCTGCGCCGAACCAGAACGAGCTGGCCGACACGCTGCGCGCGCTCAAGATCGACGAGACCTGGATCCACGAGATCGTGCGTCGCAAATATCTCTACGACCAGCAGGTCCTCACCCAGCGCTGCATCGACGAGCCCGAGGTCGTCAAGACCGAGCTGCTCGACGGCGTGCGCGCGTTTCTCGGTCCGGACTACGACGTGGACAAGCACTTTACCCCGACGTACCGGCCCTGGCGCCAGCGCGTTGCATTCGTTCCCGACGGAGACCTGTTCCAGGGAATCGTCGCAGGCAAAGCCAGCGTCGAGACCGACGAGATCGATCGCTTCACCGAAAAAGGCATCCTGCTCAAGTCAGGTAAGCAGCTCGAGGCCGACATCATCGTGACCGCGACCGGCTTCAACCTGTGCGTGCTCGGCGACATCCGTTTTGCAGTGGACGGCAAGGACATCGACTTCGCCGATACCGTCACATGGCGAGGCATGATGTTCACCGGCGTGCCCAACCTGGTCTGGGTCTTCGGATACTTCCGCGCGAGCTGGACGCTGCGCGTGGACCTCGTCGGCGACTTCGTGTGCCGCCTTCTCAACCATATGAAGAAGAACGGGTACAACAGCGTCACGCCGCGCCTGCGTCCCGAGGACGAAGGCATGCCGCGCCTTCCATGGATCGATCCGGAGAACTTCAATCCGAACTATCTGCAGCGCAGCATGCATCTGATGCCGAAGCGCGGCGACAAGCCGGACTGGCAGCACACGCAGGACTACTGGCGCGAGAAGGACGAGCTTCCGGCGATCCAGCTGGATGATCGGGCGTTCGCATACGATTGA
- a CDS encoding Rid family detoxifying hydrolase yields MTKNVIRTDDAPAAIGPYSQAIVAGGVLYCSGQIGLDPQTGQLVSGGFEAEARQVFRNLAQVAAAAGLSLKDAVRLTVYVTNLAEFPRLNDIMQSVLTDPYPARATVEVSALPKGACVEIDMIAARA; encoded by the coding sequence ATGACGAAGAACGTGATCCGCACCGACGACGCGCCGGCCGCAATTGGACCGTATTCCCAGGCTATCGTTGCGGGCGGCGTGCTCTACTGCAGCGGGCAGATCGGGCTGGATCCGCAGACGGGCCAGCTCGTTTCCGGCGGATTCGAGGCCGAAGCGCGGCAGGTCTTCCGCAATCTCGCGCAGGTCGCGGCCGCTGCAGGTCTGTCGTTGAAGGATGCCGTGCGGCTTACCGTGTACGTGACAAATCTTGCGGAGTTTCCCCGCCTCAACGACATCATGCAGTCGGTATTGACTGATCCGTATCCAGCACGTGCAACGGTTGAAGTATCGGCTCTCCCAAAAGGTGCGTGCGTCGAGATCGACATGATCGCAGCTCGCGCCTGA
- the rpmB gene encoding 50S ribosomal protein L28 — MARTCDICQKRRGVGNNVSHANNKTKRTWQPNLQTVHAVVGATRKTLKVCTRCIRSGKITKAA; from the coding sequence GTGGCCCGTACATGTGACATCTGCCAGAAGCGCCGAGGCGTCGGTAACAACGTCTCGCACGCCAACAACAAGACCAAGCGCACCTGGCAGCCGAACCTCCAGACCGTCCACGCCGTCGTCGGCGCCACCCGCAAGACCCTGAAAGTCTGCACGCGCTGCATTCGCAGCGGAAAGATCACGAAGGCGGCGTAG